Proteins from a genomic interval of Dermacentor variabilis isolate Ectoservices chromosome 8, ASM5094787v1, whole genome shotgun sequence:
- the LOC142590283 gene encoding putative sodium-dependent multivitamin transporter isoform X2, with translation MATAYAPRPGISERDQDRQADRSHRTSRKTSPQHPRSMSSQKTLDTADCVVFGVLTAVGYIVGIYFSFSRRRQKLVSSGSNVAGAELEAFLGGHSLPAAALAVSVLASVANGMNVVGFVGHYYAHGFHALWILVGTPLATTFAVVVMVPLLYRLGVASIFQYLRMRFDNKVGITASIVYFVLSQTLGAVGIYSAAIGLATMLSVPLLYSNIAIGLAGTIYTALGGLRGVVWADCVQALVMFIAPLTIIAKVIYDSGRVDPPLRPMRDLNVTEYMFRANLDLTLDENIWSCFIGGLPYIFVRVGFDQMVVQRFMAARSVQDAKRIAIASSVFVVFFFFLVGVAGGTVIYWYRDCDPLLSGAIKSYDQVVPYYLKESLSEVTALRGLFLAGLLGATTSTVSSVVNSHAATFYIDVIAPYYRVSEGKALIVMRLLAFASGTIMTLFAIAVPSIGTATRLFLNFYASASGPFAALVILAVSSPWVNAKGAAWASVVVCALQLWHAVGRSLSSVVKPPVFPGTLDRCPAPENMTAEIARNLYTVDAQSSYVFPLYRLSFFWSSFFGALLTILLAVVLSFATGGRQKARNKLRFTSPVFIDTWKRFKFISQKFDVETSKAFNGVRISGDKSDDDERTKLGAELSPVFKERASSDVSAGNVAECST, from the exons CAGATCGATCCCACCGAACATCAAGAAAAACGTCACCACAACACCCAAGAAGCATGTCCTCACAAAAAACTTTGGACACCGCCGACTGTGTCGTATTCGGCGTGCTGACAGCTGTGGGTTACATCGTAGGCATATACTTCTcgttttccaggcggcggcagaaG CTGGTGTCCAGTGGTAGCAACGTGGCCGGCGCGGAACTTGAAGCCTTCCTGGGAGGCCACAGTCTCCCGGCTGCAGCCCTGGCCGTATCTGTTCTGGCGTCCGTGGCGAATGGCATGAACGTGGTCGGATTTGTGGGTCACTACTACGCTCATGGGTTCCACGCGCTGTGGATCTTGGTGGGGACTCCACTGGCGACTACCTTTGCGGTTGTTGTGATGGTTCCGCTGCTCTATCGCCTCGGCGTGGCATCGATCTTTCAG TATCTTCGTATGCGTTTCGACAACAAGGTCGGAATCACGGCGAGCATCGTCTATTTCGTCCTAAGC CAAACACTTGGCGCCGTGGGAATCTATAGTGCTGCGATTGGATTGGCTACAA TGCTCTCTGTTCCGCTGTTGTATTCCAACATCGCAATTGGCCTCGCGGGAACAATTTACACAGCCTTG GGTGGACTTCGCGGCGTTGTCTGGGCGGACTGCGTACAAGCACTCGTTATGTTCATAGCGCCGTTGACAATTATTGCGAAGGTCATTTACGACTCTGGTCGTGTGGATCCACCGCTGAGACCCATGCGTGATCTCAATGTTACAGAGTACATGTTCAG AGCAAACTTGGATTTGACGCTCGACGAAAACATATGGAGTTGCTTCATTGGGGGCCTGCCGTACATTTTTGTGCGCGTAGGATTCGACCAAATGGTTGTCCAGAGATTTATGGCAGCGAGGTCTGTACAAGATGCCAAGAG GATCGCGATCGCCAGTTCGGTGTTCgtggtcttctttttctttctagttgGAGTTGCTGGCGGGACAGTAATTTATTGGTACAGAGACTGCGACCCACTCCTGTCTGGCGCTATCAAGAGCTATGATCAG GTTGTGCCTTACTACTTAAAAGAAAGCCTTTCGGAGGTCACAGCACTGCGGGGTCTATTTCTCGCTGGACTCCTAGGCGCTACTACAAG CACGGTTTCATCAGTTGTCAATTCTCATGCGGCCACATTTTACATCGACGTTATTGCACCATACTACAGAGTATCGGAGGGGAAGGCCTTGATTGTAATGCGGCTGCTTG cgtTTGCTAGCGGTACGATCATGACACTTTTTGCAATCGCAGTGCCCTCTATTGGTACCGCAACTAGG CTGTTCTTAAACTTCTATGCCTCCGCTTCGGGACCGTTCGCAGCGCTTGTCATTCTGGCTGTCTCGAGTCCATGGGTCAATGCGAAG GGTGCCGCGTGGGCGAGCGTGGTCGTTTGCGCGCTCCAGCTGTGGCACGCGGTGGGCAGGAGCTTGTCCAGTGTGGTGAAGCCGCCCGTGTTTCCTGGAACGCTCGACAGGTGCCCGGCACCAGAAAACATGACCGCCGAAATAGCGAGGAATCTGTACACTGTGGACGCACAGAG CTCCTACGTCTTCCCGCTGTATCGCCTGTCCTTCTTTTGGAGTTCCTTTTTCGGTGCCCTGCTGACGATACTGCTTGCCGTGGTGTTGAGCTTCGCAACAG GTGGAAGGCAGAAGGCCAGAAACAAGCTACGCTTCACCAGCCCTGTATTTATAGACACCTGGAAAAGATTCAAGTTCATCAGTCAGAAATTTGAC GTAGAAACATCAAAGGCATTCAACGGCGTCAGAATATCAGGCGACAAGTCCGACGATGACGAGCGCACGAAGCTAGGCGCAGAGCTGTCCCCGGTCTTCAAAGAGCGTGCAAGCAGCGACGTGTCCGCTGGAAACGTTGCAGAGTGCTCGACGTAA
- the LOC142590283 gene encoding putative sodium-dependent multivitamin transporter isoform X1, which translates to MTDVHAPATGMATAYAPRPGISERDQDRQADRSHRTSRKTSPQHPRSMSSQKTLDTADCVVFGVLTAVGYIVGIYFSFSRRRQKLVSSGSNVAGAELEAFLGGHSLPAAALAVSVLASVANGMNVVGFVGHYYAHGFHALWILVGTPLATTFAVVVMVPLLYRLGVASIFQYLRMRFDNKVGITASIVYFVLSQTLGAVGIYSAAIGLATMLSVPLLYSNIAIGLAGTIYTALGGLRGVVWADCVQALVMFIAPLTIIAKVIYDSGRVDPPLRPMRDLNVTEYMFRANLDLTLDENIWSCFIGGLPYIFVRVGFDQMVVQRFMAARSVQDAKRIAIASSVFVVFFFFLVGVAGGTVIYWYRDCDPLLSGAIKSYDQVVPYYLKESLSEVTALRGLFLAGLLGATTSTVSSVVNSHAATFYIDVIAPYYRVSEGKALIVMRLLAFASGTIMTLFAIAVPSIGTATRLFLNFYASASGPFAALVILAVSSPWVNAKGAAWASVVVCALQLWHAVGRSLSSVVKPPVFPGTLDRCPAPENMTAEIARNLYTVDAQSSYVFPLYRLSFFWSSFFGALLTILLAVVLSFATGGRQKARNKLRFTSPVFIDTWKRFKFISQKFDVETSKAFNGVRISGDKSDDDERTKLGAELSPVFKERASSDVSAGNVAECST; encoded by the exons CAGATCGATCCCACCGAACATCAAGAAAAACGTCACCACAACACCCAAGAAGCATGTCCTCACAAAAAACTTTGGACACCGCCGACTGTGTCGTATTCGGCGTGCTGACAGCTGTGGGTTACATCGTAGGCATATACTTCTcgttttccaggcggcggcagaaG CTGGTGTCCAGTGGTAGCAACGTGGCCGGCGCGGAACTTGAAGCCTTCCTGGGAGGCCACAGTCTCCCGGCTGCAGCCCTGGCCGTATCTGTTCTGGCGTCCGTGGCGAATGGCATGAACGTGGTCGGATTTGTGGGTCACTACTACGCTCATGGGTTCCACGCGCTGTGGATCTTGGTGGGGACTCCACTGGCGACTACCTTTGCGGTTGTTGTGATGGTTCCGCTGCTCTATCGCCTCGGCGTGGCATCGATCTTTCAG TATCTTCGTATGCGTTTCGACAACAAGGTCGGAATCACGGCGAGCATCGTCTATTTCGTCCTAAGC CAAACACTTGGCGCCGTGGGAATCTATAGTGCTGCGATTGGATTGGCTACAA TGCTCTCTGTTCCGCTGTTGTATTCCAACATCGCAATTGGCCTCGCGGGAACAATTTACACAGCCTTG GGTGGACTTCGCGGCGTTGTCTGGGCGGACTGCGTACAAGCACTCGTTATGTTCATAGCGCCGTTGACAATTATTGCGAAGGTCATTTACGACTCTGGTCGTGTGGATCCACCGCTGAGACCCATGCGTGATCTCAATGTTACAGAGTACATGTTCAG AGCAAACTTGGATTTGACGCTCGACGAAAACATATGGAGTTGCTTCATTGGGGGCCTGCCGTACATTTTTGTGCGCGTAGGATTCGACCAAATGGTTGTCCAGAGATTTATGGCAGCGAGGTCTGTACAAGATGCCAAGAG GATCGCGATCGCCAGTTCGGTGTTCgtggtcttctttttctttctagttgGAGTTGCTGGCGGGACAGTAATTTATTGGTACAGAGACTGCGACCCACTCCTGTCTGGCGCTATCAAGAGCTATGATCAG GTTGTGCCTTACTACTTAAAAGAAAGCCTTTCGGAGGTCACAGCACTGCGGGGTCTATTTCTCGCTGGACTCCTAGGCGCTACTACAAG CACGGTTTCATCAGTTGTCAATTCTCATGCGGCCACATTTTACATCGACGTTATTGCACCATACTACAGAGTATCGGAGGGGAAGGCCTTGATTGTAATGCGGCTGCTTG cgtTTGCTAGCGGTACGATCATGACACTTTTTGCAATCGCAGTGCCCTCTATTGGTACCGCAACTAGG CTGTTCTTAAACTTCTATGCCTCCGCTTCGGGACCGTTCGCAGCGCTTGTCATTCTGGCTGTCTCGAGTCCATGGGTCAATGCGAAG GGTGCCGCGTGGGCGAGCGTGGTCGTTTGCGCGCTCCAGCTGTGGCACGCGGTGGGCAGGAGCTTGTCCAGTGTGGTGAAGCCGCCCGTGTTTCCTGGAACGCTCGACAGGTGCCCGGCACCAGAAAACATGACCGCCGAAATAGCGAGGAATCTGTACACTGTGGACGCACAGAG CTCCTACGTCTTCCCGCTGTATCGCCTGTCCTTCTTTTGGAGTTCCTTTTTCGGTGCCCTGCTGACGATACTGCTTGCCGTGGTGTTGAGCTTCGCAACAG GTGGAAGGCAGAAGGCCAGAAACAAGCTACGCTTCACCAGCCCTGTATTTATAGACACCTGGAAAAGATTCAAGTTCATCAGTCAGAAATTTGAC GTAGAAACATCAAAGGCATTCAACGGCGTCAGAATATCAGGCGACAAGTCCGACGATGACGAGCGCACGAAGCTAGGCGCAGAGCTGTCCCCGGTCTTCAAAGAGCGTGCAAGCAGCGACGTGTCCGCTGGAAACGTTGCAGAGTGCTCGACGTAA
- the LOC142590283 gene encoding putative sodium-dependent multivitamin transporter isoform X3, translating to MSSQKTLDTADCVVFGVLTAVGYIVGIYFSFSRRRQKLVSSGSNVAGAELEAFLGGHSLPAAALAVSVLASVANGMNVVGFVGHYYAHGFHALWILVGTPLATTFAVVVMVPLLYRLGVASIFQYLRMRFDNKVGITASIVYFVLSQTLGAVGIYSAAIGLATMLSVPLLYSNIAIGLAGTIYTALGGLRGVVWADCVQALVMFIAPLTIIAKVIYDSGRVDPPLRPMRDLNVTEYMFRANLDLTLDENIWSCFIGGLPYIFVRVGFDQMVVQRFMAARSVQDAKRIAIASSVFVVFFFFLVGVAGGTVIYWYRDCDPLLSGAIKSYDQVVPYYLKESLSEVTALRGLFLAGLLGATTSTVSSVVNSHAATFYIDVIAPYYRVSEGKALIVMRLLAFASGTIMTLFAIAVPSIGTATRLFLNFYASASGPFAALVILAVSSPWVNAKGAAWASVVVCALQLWHAVGRSLSSVVKPPVFPGTLDRCPAPENMTAEIARNLYTVDAQSSYVFPLYRLSFFWSSFFGALLTILLAVVLSFATGGRQKARNKLRFTSPVFIDTWKRFKFISQKFDVETSKAFNGVRISGDKSDDDERTKLGAELSPVFKERASSDVSAGNVAECST from the exons ATGTCCTCACAAAAAACTTTGGACACCGCCGACTGTGTCGTATTCGGCGTGCTGACAGCTGTGGGTTACATCGTAGGCATATACTTCTcgttttccaggcggcggcagaaG CTGGTGTCCAGTGGTAGCAACGTGGCCGGCGCGGAACTTGAAGCCTTCCTGGGAGGCCACAGTCTCCCGGCTGCAGCCCTGGCCGTATCTGTTCTGGCGTCCGTGGCGAATGGCATGAACGTGGTCGGATTTGTGGGTCACTACTACGCTCATGGGTTCCACGCGCTGTGGATCTTGGTGGGGACTCCACTGGCGACTACCTTTGCGGTTGTTGTGATGGTTCCGCTGCTCTATCGCCTCGGCGTGGCATCGATCTTTCAG TATCTTCGTATGCGTTTCGACAACAAGGTCGGAATCACGGCGAGCATCGTCTATTTCGTCCTAAGC CAAACACTTGGCGCCGTGGGAATCTATAGTGCTGCGATTGGATTGGCTACAA TGCTCTCTGTTCCGCTGTTGTATTCCAACATCGCAATTGGCCTCGCGGGAACAATTTACACAGCCTTG GGTGGACTTCGCGGCGTTGTCTGGGCGGACTGCGTACAAGCACTCGTTATGTTCATAGCGCCGTTGACAATTATTGCGAAGGTCATTTACGACTCTGGTCGTGTGGATCCACCGCTGAGACCCATGCGTGATCTCAATGTTACAGAGTACATGTTCAG AGCAAACTTGGATTTGACGCTCGACGAAAACATATGGAGTTGCTTCATTGGGGGCCTGCCGTACATTTTTGTGCGCGTAGGATTCGACCAAATGGTTGTCCAGAGATTTATGGCAGCGAGGTCTGTACAAGATGCCAAGAG GATCGCGATCGCCAGTTCGGTGTTCgtggtcttctttttctttctagttgGAGTTGCTGGCGGGACAGTAATTTATTGGTACAGAGACTGCGACCCACTCCTGTCTGGCGCTATCAAGAGCTATGATCAG GTTGTGCCTTACTACTTAAAAGAAAGCCTTTCGGAGGTCACAGCACTGCGGGGTCTATTTCTCGCTGGACTCCTAGGCGCTACTACAAG CACGGTTTCATCAGTTGTCAATTCTCATGCGGCCACATTTTACATCGACGTTATTGCACCATACTACAGAGTATCGGAGGGGAAGGCCTTGATTGTAATGCGGCTGCTTG cgtTTGCTAGCGGTACGATCATGACACTTTTTGCAATCGCAGTGCCCTCTATTGGTACCGCAACTAGG CTGTTCTTAAACTTCTATGCCTCCGCTTCGGGACCGTTCGCAGCGCTTGTCATTCTGGCTGTCTCGAGTCCATGGGTCAATGCGAAG GGTGCCGCGTGGGCGAGCGTGGTCGTTTGCGCGCTCCAGCTGTGGCACGCGGTGGGCAGGAGCTTGTCCAGTGTGGTGAAGCCGCCCGTGTTTCCTGGAACGCTCGACAGGTGCCCGGCACCAGAAAACATGACCGCCGAAATAGCGAGGAATCTGTACACTGTGGACGCACAGAG CTCCTACGTCTTCCCGCTGTATCGCCTGTCCTTCTTTTGGAGTTCCTTTTTCGGTGCCCTGCTGACGATACTGCTTGCCGTGGTGTTGAGCTTCGCAACAG GTGGAAGGCAGAAGGCCAGAAACAAGCTACGCTTCACCAGCCCTGTATTTATAGACACCTGGAAAAGATTCAAGTTCATCAGTCAGAAATTTGAC GTAGAAACATCAAAGGCATTCAACGGCGTCAGAATATCAGGCGACAAGTCCGACGATGACGAGCGCACGAAGCTAGGCGCAGAGCTGTCCCCGGTCTTCAAAGAGCGTGCAAGCAGCGACGTGTCCGCTGGAAACGTTGCAGAGTGCTCGACGTAA